The Malus domestica chromosome 06, GDT2T_hap1 genome has a segment encoding these proteins:
- the LOC139196894 gene encoding uncharacterized protein, whose amino-acid sequence MMWEIEQEEEELFNQSEGMFNVGDWAQNEMEEDDERRRRDDESRMAGASQSRRVVQAVAHICKPNRAVNIDRNRQRRGQELLDNYFVRNSAFPDTYFRRRFRMERHLFNKIMGAVCNHDSYFVQKPDAFGAMGLLPQQKITDALRMLAYGAAADQVDEITRMGKSTILESLMRFCSAIESIYTVEYLRKPTHMDLQRLLKKGKMRGFPGMIGSIDCMHWTWKNCPSAWQGAYGDRKGSKSIILEAVASFDTWIWNAFFGFI is encoded by the exons atgatgtgggaaatcgagcaagaagaggaagaattgtttaaccaatcagaaggaatgttcaatgTTGGGGATTGGgcccaaaatgagatggaagaggatgacgaGCGTAGACGAAGAGATGACGAATCAAGAATGGCAGGAGCCTCACAATCCCGTCGAGTCGTCCAAGCTGTGGCTCATATCTGCAAGCCCAACCGTGCTGTAAACATTGATAGAAACAGGCAACGACGAGGTCAGGAGCTCTTGGACAATTATTTTGTCCGTAACAGCGCATTCCCTGATACATACTtccgacgtcgttttagaatggaacgacatttgttcaacaaaatcatgggcgctgtttgcaaccatgattcttactttgtgcaaaagccgGATGCTTTTGGTGCTATGGGTCTCCTGCCTCAACAAAAAATTACTGAtgccttgcggatgcttgcatatggagcagctgcagaccaagtggacgagataacgaggatgggaaaatcaaccattcttgagtccctgatgaggttttgttcggcaatcgaatctatctacaccgTAGAGTACCTCCGGAAACCTACTCATATGGACTtacaaaggcttctgaagaaaggcaagatgcgaggttttccagggatgattggaagcattgattgtatgcactggacttggaaaaactgtccaagtgcatggcaaggtgCTTATGGGGATAGAAAAGGatcaaaaagtatcattttggaggcagtggcatcttttgatacatggatttggaacgcctttttcggg ttcatttag